A window of Blastomonas sp. SL216 contains these coding sequences:
- a CDS encoding epoxide hydrolase — translation MTQPRPFTIDIPQSALDDLKARIAHARLPEKETVDDWDQGIPLAVVKDYAAYWANGYDWRKCEAALNAYPQFLIELDGVDIHFLHIRSRHESARPLILTHGWPGSVLEFMEVIAPLTNPDDPADAFHLVIPSLPGFGFSGKPAETGWSITKIAKVWNDLMLALGYDRYFAQGGDWGSGVTLEIARQNLGACAAVHSNMVLALPDPAAMGDLSDLEKRAAARMQYYQDKESGYSSIQKTRPQTIGYALADSAVGQMAWILEKFRNWSDCDDSFSGFSRDALLDTITLYWLTNSAASSARLYWHSFSNMGFDPVSLPMGGTIFPKELFQTSRRWAEKRFSNIIYWNEVDKGGHFAALEVPEIFVAEVQACFRNASL, via the coding sequence ATGACACAGCCACGCCCCTTCACCATCGACATCCCCCAGTCCGCGCTGGACGACCTCAAGGCGCGCATTGCACATGCCCGTCTCCCCGAAAAGGAGACGGTAGACGATTGGGATCAGGGCATTCCGCTGGCCGTGGTCAAGGATTACGCGGCCTATTGGGCGAACGGCTATGACTGGCGCAAGTGCGAGGCGGCGCTGAATGCCTATCCGCAATTCCTGATCGAGCTCGACGGCGTCGACATCCATTTCCTGCACATTCGCTCCCGCCATGAAAGCGCGCGGCCGCTGATCCTGACGCATGGCTGGCCCGGATCGGTGCTGGAATTCATGGAGGTGATCGCGCCGCTGACCAACCCGGACGATCCGGCCGATGCCTTCCACCTCGTCATCCCCTCGCTCCCCGGCTTCGGCTTTTCGGGCAAGCCTGCCGAAACCGGCTGGTCGATCACCAAGATCGCCAAGGTCTGGAACGATCTGATGCTGGCTTTGGGCTATGACCGCTATTTCGCACAGGGCGGCGACTGGGGTTCGGGCGTGACGCTGGAGATCGCGCGGCAGAATCTGGGGGCATGCGCGGCGGTGCATTCGAACATGGTGCTGGCGCTGCCCGACCCTGCGGCGATGGGCGATCTGAGCGACCTGGAAAAGCGCGCGGCGGCGCGGATGCAATATTATCAGGACAAGGAAAGCGGCTATTCGTCGATCCAGAAGACGCGGCCGCAGACGATCGGCTACGCGCTGGCCGATTCCGCGGTCGGGCAGATGGCGTGGATCCTGGAGAAATTCCGCAACTGGTCCGATTGCGACGACAGCTTTTCGGGCTTCAGCCGCGATGCTTTGCTCGACACGATCACGCTTTACTGGCTGACCAACTCTGCAGCTTCGTCAGCGCGGCTTTACTGGCACAGCTTCTCCAACATGGGCTTTGATCCGGTCAGCCTGCCGATGGGTGGCACGATCTTCCCCAAGGAGCTGTTCCAGACCTCGCGCCGCTGGGCGGAAAAGCGCTTCAGCAATATCATCTATTGGAACGAGGTGGACAAGGGCGGGCATTTTGCTGCGCTGGAGGTGCCCGAAATCTTCGTTGCCGAGGTGCAGGCCTGCTTCCGCAACGCCAGTCTCTGA
- the phhA gene encoding phenylalanine 4-monooxygenase, with amino-acid sequence MESLLITPGAVDFSVIPDVPADTFVAPLVRPEHLGEDWLEPKQRVYSSEEHAIWDDLFAQQMDVLPGRAASSFMAGLDRLDLGRGGVPDFGALSEELQAITGWSVVPVPMLIPDHVFFYHLANRRFPAGNFIRSREEFHYISEPDVFHDVFGHVPMLTDPVYADYMQEYGRAGWKALAYNRLKALSALYWYTVEFGLIREADGIKAYGAGILSGPLEAVFSVEAQSPNRIHLEVDRVMRTDYVISDMQPTYFVIDSFEELFRKTVERNFDDLYRGLTPGFTYSNQAVLGGDKVYHLGTQEYANRGGKGSGARPV; translated from the coding sequence ATGGAAAGCCTGCTCATCACACCGGGTGCCGTGGACTTCTCGGTCATTCCCGACGTGCCCGCCGACACCTTTGTCGCGCCGCTGGTGCGCCCCGAGCATCTGGGTGAGGACTGGCTGGAGCCGAAGCAGCGCGTCTACTCGAGCGAAGAGCACGCCATCTGGGACGATCTGTTCGCGCAGCAGATGGACGTGCTGCCGGGCCGAGCGGCGAGCAGCTTCATGGCGGGGCTTGACCGGCTCGATCTGGGGCGCGGCGGCGTGCCCGATTTTGGCGCACTGAGCGAGGAACTGCAAGCGATCACGGGCTGGTCGGTGGTGCCGGTGCCGATGCTGATCCCCGATCACGTGTTCTTCTATCACCTCGCCAATCGGCGCTTCCCGGCAGGGAATTTCATCCGTTCGCGCGAGGAATTCCATTACATCTCGGAGCCGGACGTATTCCACGACGTGTTCGGTCATGTGCCGATGCTGACCGATCCGGTTTATGCCGATTACATGCAGGAATATGGCCGCGCGGGGTGGAAGGCACTGGCGTACAACCGCCTCAAGGCGCTGTCCGCGCTCTACTGGTACACGGTGGAGTTCGGGCTGATCCGCGAGGCCGATGGTATCAAGGCCTATGGCGCGGGCATCCTGTCCGGCCCGCTCGAGGCGGTATTCTCGGTCGAGGCGCAGTCGCCCAACCGCATCCATCTGGAAGTCGACCGGGTGATGCGCACCGATTATGTGATCTCGGACATGCAGCCGACCTATTTCGTCATCGACAGCTTCGAGGAGCTGTTCCGCAAGACGGTCGAGCGCAATTTCGATGATCTGTATCGCGGGCTGACGCCGGGCTTCACCTATTCCAACCAGGCGGTGCTGGGCGGCGACAAGGTCTATCACCTGGGCACCCAGGAATATGCCAATCGCGGCGGCAAGGGATCGGGCGCGCGTCCGGTCTGA
- a CDS encoding Lrp/AsnC family transcriptional regulator, with the protein MTDLDAEDIRILRALQEHGRMTNAELAETVGMSASPCWRRVRRLEADGVIRGYAARLSRRALGLGVLAYVSVEIADHGEAVTREFEAAIAGLDEVIACHQVTGGADYILTVVSRDLDSYADFANTKLRPIAGIKAISTSFVLKEAKAQGGLPI; encoded by the coding sequence ATGACCGATCTGGACGCCGAAGATATCCGCATCCTGCGCGCGCTGCAGGAACACGGCCGCATGACCAATGCGGAACTCGCCGAAACCGTCGGCATGTCCGCCTCTCCCTGCTGGCGGCGCGTGCGAAGGCTTGAGGCAGACGGCGTGATCCGCGGCTATGCGGCACGGCTGAGCCGCCGCGCACTGGGCCTGGGCGTGCTCGCCTATGTCAGCGTCGAGATCGCCGACCATGGCGAGGCGGTGACGCGCGAATTCGAAGCGGCGATCGCCGGGCTGGACGAGGTGATCGCCTGCCACCAGGTCACCGGCGGCGCGGACTATATCCTCACCGTGGTGAGCCGCGACCTCGACAGCTATGCGGACTTCGCCAACACTAAACTGCGCCCGATCGCGGGCATCAAGGCGATCAGCACCAGCTTCGTGCTGAAGGAGGCGAAGGCGCAGGGCGGGCTGCCGATTTAG
- a CDS encoding Imm8 family immunity protein, whose translation MAAYIGRSGNDPVAEFGLPGHPLLMKRPNLQPELRSLRGQVDEDLSDLTPVSGSFCHTLRAEIGVTGEKGADAFEFDVCSPAWLENELDSLPILSGGSRLIAKRFAPAVVEAYVRKRLLHATGPDWQTIATKLGQWSRWEFDSHEA comes from the coding sequence ATGGCGGCATATATCGGCAGGTCGGGAAACGACCCTGTTGCTGAATTCGGACTTCCGGGGCATCCTTTGCTGATGAAGCGCCCAAATCTACAACCCGAACTTCGCTCCTTGAGGGGTCAAGTTGATGAAGACCTTTCTGATCTCACGCCAGTTTCCGGGAGCTTTTGTCACACGCTTCGTGCCGAAATCGGCGTCACGGGAGAAAAAGGCGCTGACGCTTTCGAGTTTGATGTATGCTCGCCGGCATGGTTGGAGAACGAATTGGACAGCTTGCCCATTCTCTCCGGTGGTTCGCGCCTGATTGCCAAACGGTTCGCTCCGGCAGTCGTAGAAGCCTATGTGCGAAAGCGTTTGCTTCATGCCACTGGCCCGGATTGGCAGACCATAGCCACGAAACTGGGGCAATGGTCGCGCTGGGAGTTTGATAGCCACGAAGCCTGA
- a CDS encoding phytanoyl-CoA dioxygenase family protein produces MNELKVSSDTSAFEVAAVLDRNGKLTQQCVHQALTMMDKYGLVVLTDLLSAAEADIGLELIKQTIDDPERNRCAFASETDNRYMRRDFCSLPSTRPVQGFAATLCQRLEGVLSEYCGRSRPLLEVITLTSYIGSSHQYIHRDPAGVISLLAAVEDVSEQQGGTVFVPGSHMYGGADSKHGGGAYGLMDLFRIQWNYRIFRHNLKKLWGMRSDDKAPLAPGEFLDRVFSRKWDQHQPNLLRFLLGKNSQFNLRMLGPRTLWKLYRERDVLNDLFSLVQTAPRKGTVILYRSDLLHAGPDNRSAQPRRFFGMSIARDIVEPKFWHDGYTPHPTLTAQPMSFGDLLETEPMPAPPMALDHKRRA; encoded by the coding sequence ATGAATGAACTCAAGGTTTCCAGCGACACCTCCGCTTTTGAAGTCGCTGCCGTTCTGGATCGCAATGGCAAGCTGACGCAGCAATGCGTCCACCAGGCCCTGACGATGATGGATAAGTACGGCCTGGTTGTCCTGACCGACCTGCTGTCGGCTGCCGAAGCCGATATCGGGCTGGAGCTGATAAAGCAGACCATCGACGATCCGGAGCGCAACCGGTGCGCCTTTGCCAGCGAGACCGATAATCGCTACATGCGCCGCGACTTCTGCTCGCTGCCTTCGACCCGGCCCGTCCAGGGCTTTGCCGCCACCTTGTGCCAGCGGCTCGAGGGTGTGCTTTCGGAATATTGCGGTCGGTCGCGCCCGCTGCTCGAGGTCATCACGCTGACCAGCTATATCGGCTCATCGCACCAGTATATTCACCGCGATCCCGCCGGCGTGATCAGCCTTCTGGCCGCAGTGGAGGATGTGAGCGAGCAACAGGGCGGCACGGTGTTTGTTCCGGGGTCGCATATGTATGGCGGCGCCGATAGCAAGCATGGCGGCGGAGCCTATGGGCTGATGGATCTGTTCCGCATCCAGTGGAATTACCGCATCTTCCGGCACAATCTGAAAAAGCTGTGGGGCATGCGCAGCGACGACAAAGCGCCGCTGGCACCCGGCGAGTTTCTGGACCGGGTGTTTTCGCGCAAATGGGACCAGCACCAGCCAAATCTACTGCGCTTCCTGCTGGGCAAGAATTCGCAGTTCAACCTGCGCATGCTTGGTCCGCGCACCTTGTGGAAGCTGTATCGCGAGCGCGATGTCCTGAATGACCTGTTCTCGCTGGTACAGACGGCACCGCGCAAGGGGACGGTCATTCTCTACCGGAGCGACCTGCTCCATGCCGGACCCGACAACCGATCAGCCCAGCCGCGGCGTTTCTTCGGCATGAGCATTGCGCGCGACATCGTCGAACCCAAATTCTGGCATGATGGCTATACGCCGCATCCCACATTGACGGCGCAACCCATGAGCTTTGGCGACCTGCTCGAGACAGAGCCGATGCCTGCCCCGCCCATGGCGCTGGACCACAAGCGGAGGGCGTGA
- a CDS encoding LytTR family DNA-binding domain-containing protein: MYLLVFLQVPGNGLVDSATFALINVAPLAVLAAAAHWLIKRHLMLWSVPAQIIGHVAVAAAFAVVWFALVTGLLEVRSAVISGGKLEFAGFTGGAFIWQALQGLVLYWAVAATTYAVRGGRGAAPVTIVSAAPLERYLTRTGDEIAPVNVRDIVLIAGAQDYAEVTTLTGMHLVRMSLGEFEQRLDPARFIRVHRSHIINIDHLDHAEPAGGGRLVAHMATGTVVPLSRSGSQALRQLIV; encoded by the coding sequence ATGTATCTGCTCGTTTTCCTGCAGGTGCCGGGCAATGGCTTGGTGGATTCCGCGACCTTCGCGCTCATCAATGTCGCGCCGCTGGCTGTGCTGGCAGCGGCGGCGCACTGGCTGATCAAGCGTCACCTGATGCTATGGTCGGTCCCGGCGCAAATCATCGGTCATGTGGCGGTAGCAGCAGCCTTTGCCGTTGTGTGGTTCGCGCTGGTCACCGGCCTGCTGGAGGTGAGGAGCGCCGTGATATCAGGCGGCAAGCTGGAGTTCGCAGGCTTTACCGGCGGGGCCTTTATCTGGCAGGCGTTGCAGGGTCTGGTGCTCTACTGGGCCGTTGCAGCAACGACTTATGCCGTGCGCGGCGGGCGCGGGGCAGCGCCGGTCACGATCGTCTCCGCCGCCCCGCTCGAACGCTATCTCACCCGCACGGGCGACGAGATTGCGCCCGTCAATGTCCGCGATATTGTGCTGATTGCCGGAGCGCAGGACTATGCCGAGGTGACGACGCTCACCGGCATGCATCTGGTGCGCATGAGCCTTGGCGAGTTCGAACAGCGGCTTGATCCGGCGCGGTTCATCCGGGTTCATCGTTCGCATATCATCAACATCGATCATCTCGATCATGCCGAGCCTGCAGGCGGGGGGCGGTTGGTGGCGCATATGGCGACAGGGACGGTCGTGCCGCTCAGTCGGAGCGGATCGCAGGCGCTGCGGCAATTGATCGTCTAA
- a CDS encoding amidohydrolase family protein has translation MRFLTWFAFLMTLPASAYAETTVITGAQVWNGEHFEVRTLAVRDGRFVRAPRNLATVEKLDLSGRYIVPAYANSHCHVTSADRTSSDGFLRNGVFYVWNPNTIVLSSKDKAFFGTATTYDLKIAQGGITEPRGHPEPLYTDILAQFVYKGRQKQWFIGNAFHYGRTMAEIRTVLDTLKSQGADFVKAYLLHSEDYAMRANDPKFEGARGLNPENMPFLVSEARRRGMKVAVHVETAADLVTAAQSGAAVAAHLPGYGGSGTEAMQLSAEQARIVAESGIRLTPTYGLATGLVDDKASLAEQKATADATAKRQLENMLLLKNAGAPFLMGTDGLGPVFDEAERWVAIGGMTAPEAARVVFETGAWLFPERRIGCFQPGCEADFLVLSSDPTLDIRKLRAIEKRYKAGKLLNLPDPPKDDGLP, from the coding sequence ATGCGTTTCCTGACTTGGTTCGCTTTCTTGATGACCCTTCCGGCCAGCGCCTACGCCGAAACAACGGTCATTACTGGCGCTCAGGTGTGGAATGGGGAGCATTTCGAAGTGCGCACCTTGGCTGTTCGCGATGGTCGCTTTGTGCGAGCTCCCCGAAATCTTGCCACGGTCGAGAAACTTGATCTGTCAGGGCGTTACATTGTCCCGGCTTACGCCAATTCCCACTGCCACGTGACAAGCGCTGACCGGACTTCGAGTGATGGGTTTCTGAGGAATGGGGTTTTTTACGTTTGGAACCCGAATACCATCGTGCTTTCGAGCAAGGACAAGGCCTTTTTCGGCACGGCGACAACTTATGACCTCAAGATAGCGCAAGGCGGGATAACCGAACCGCGTGGCCATCCCGAGCCGCTCTATACCGACATTCTGGCGCAATTCGTCTACAAAGGCCGCCAAAAACAATGGTTCATCGGAAATGCCTTTCACTACGGCCGCACGATGGCCGAGATACGTACAGTGCTTGATACGTTGAAATCGCAGGGCGCTGATTTTGTAAAAGCATATCTGCTTCATTCTGAAGATTACGCGATGCGCGCGAACGATCCCAAATTTGAGGGTGCGCGTGGGCTGAACCCAGAAAACATGCCGTTTCTTGTATCGGAAGCACGCCGCCGAGGCATGAAAGTTGCTGTTCATGTGGAAACCGCTGCGGACTTGGTAACTGCCGCCCAATCAGGAGCAGCAGTAGCGGCACATCTACCGGGCTATGGCGGGAGTGGCACCGAGGCAATGCAATTGTCAGCCGAACAGGCGCGCATTGTCGCCGAAAGCGGTATCAGGCTTACCCCGACTTACGGTCTGGCTACAGGCCTTGTCGATGACAAGGCGAGTTTGGCTGAACAAAAGGCGACAGCGGACGCAACCGCCAAGCGTCAGCTTGAGAATATGCTGTTACTGAAAAATGCTGGCGCGCCTTTCCTTATGGGTACGGATGGACTTGGCCCCGTATTTGACGAGGCGGAGCGATGGGTAGCCATTGGAGGCATGACTGCGCCTGAAGCTGCACGCGTCGTTTTCGAAACTGGCGCGTGGCTTTTCCCCGAGCGGCGCATCGGCTGCTTTCAGCCAGGCTGCGAAGCAGACTTTCTGGTACTATCGTCCGATCCAACACTTGATATCCGCAAACTCCGGGCAATTGAAAAACGGTACAAGGCAGGAAAATTGCTGAATCTACCGGATCCTCCCAAGGACGACGGCCTTCCATGA
- a CDS encoding GNAT family N-acetyltransferase codes for MQIRQGTIADLDELVLLFDRYRTFYGQPSDEDLARSFLLDRLRHLQSIIFIASFEGQAIGFTQLFPSFSSGRAARTFILNDLYVAPEARGKGVGKALLAAAADYGKAVGAVRLTLSTAHDNGAAQSLYEGTGWVRETNFISYNLPLV; via the coding sequence GTGCAAATACGTCAGGGAACCATTGCCGATCTCGACGAGCTCGTGCTCTTGTTCGACCGCTACCGTACTTTCTACGGACAACCGTCCGATGAAGACTTGGCCCGGTCTTTCCTTCTGGACCGGCTCCGGCACCTCCAGTCCATCATCTTCATTGCCTCTTTCGAAGGTCAAGCCATCGGATTTACGCAGCTCTTTCCAAGTTTTTCATCCGGCAGAGCTGCTCGGACCTTCATCTTGAATGATTTGTACGTGGCTCCAGAAGCGCGCGGCAAGGGCGTTGGAAAGGCATTGTTGGCTGCGGCAGCCGACTATGGCAAGGCTGTCGGAGCGGTTCGGCTTACGCTTTCCACTGCCCATGACAACGGCGCGGCGCAATCGCTTTATGAGGGTACGGGCTGGGTTCGTGAGACCAATTTCATCTCTTACAATCTGCCATTGGTCTAG
- the rimO gene encoding 30S ribosomal protein S12 methylthiotransferase RimO has product MSSPITIPAPPKVGMVSLGCPKALVDSERILTKLRAEGYQMSGDYAGADVVLVNTCGFLDSAKEESLEAIGEAMAENGRVIVTGCMGNEADVIRARFPDVLAVTGAHQYEDVVQAVHDAAPPARGAFIDLVPEGGIKLTPRHYSYLKISEGCNHRCSFCIIPSLRGDLASRRIDAVLREAEKLVAAGTRELLVISQDTSAYGVDTRHEPREWKGQQVRAHMTDLARELGGLRTAEGKAPWVRLHYVYPYPHVDQVIPLMAEGLLTPYLDIPFQHAAPAVLKRMKRPANEAKVLDRIKAWRQIAPDITIRSSFVVGFPGETEADFQYLLDWLDEAQLDRVGGFRFEPVEGAAANSLSDPVPEEIKEERYQRLMEKTAAISAAKLAAKVGRTLPVIIDEVGEPDEEDGSVGATGRSQADAPEIDGHVYLRDVPEGLEPGSFVDVAVEDADEHDLYGVIAGQG; this is encoded by the coding sequence ATGTCCAGCCCCATCACTATTCCCGCCCCGCCGAAAGTCGGCATGGTCTCGCTTGGCTGCCCCAAGGCGCTGGTCGATTCCGAACGCATCCTCACCAAGCTGCGCGCCGAGGGCTATCAGATGTCCGGCGATTATGCGGGCGCGGATGTCGTTCTGGTCAACACCTGCGGCTTTCTCGACAGCGCCAAGGAAGAGAGCCTTGAGGCGATCGGCGAGGCGATGGCCGAGAACGGCCGCGTCATCGTCACCGGCTGCATGGGCAATGAGGCGGACGTCATTCGCGCGCGCTTCCCCGATGTGCTCGCGGTCACCGGGGCGCATCAGTATGAGGACGTCGTGCAGGCAGTGCACGATGCCGCTCCGCCGGCGCGCGGTGCGTTCATCGATCTGGTGCCCGAAGGCGGCATCAAGCTGACCCCGCGCCATTACAGCTATCTCAAGATTTCCGAAGGCTGCAACCATCGCTGCTCATTCTGCATCATCCCGTCGCTGCGTGGTGATCTGGCCAGCCGCCGCATCGACGCAGTGCTGCGGGAGGCGGAAAAGCTGGTCGCCGCCGGAACGCGCGAGCTGCTCGTCATCAGCCAGGACACCTCGGCTTATGGCGTCGATACCCGGCACGAGCCGCGCGAGTGGAAGGGGCAGCAGGTCCGCGCGCACATGACCGATCTGGCGCGCGAGCTGGGCGGATTGCGCACCGCAGAGGGCAAGGCCCCCTGGGTGCGGCTGCATTATGTCTACCCGTACCCGCATGTCGATCAGGTCATCCCGCTGATGGCCGAGGGGCTGCTCACCCCCTATCTCGACATCCCGTTCCAGCATGCAGCCCCAGCGGTGCTCAAGCGCATGAAGCGCCCGGCGAACGAGGCCAAAGTGCTCGACCGGATCAAGGCGTGGCGGCAGATCGCGCCCGATATCACCATCCGCTCGTCGTTCGTCGTCGGCTTTCCCGGCGAGACCGAGGCGGACTTCCAGTATCTGCTCGACTGGCTCGACGAGGCGCAGCTCGACCGCGTCGGCGGCTTCCGCTTCGAACCGGTCGAAGGTGCCGCTGCCAACAGCCTGTCCGATCCCGTGCCCGAGGAAATCAAGGAAGAGCGCTACCAGCGCCTGATGGAAAAGACCGCCGCGATCAGCGCCGCCAAGCTCGCCGCCAAGGTCGGCCGGACGCTGCCGGTGATCATCGACGAGGTCGGCGAGCCCGACGAGGAAGACGGCTCGGTCGGTGCCACCGGCCGCTCGCAGGCCGACGCGCCCGAGATCGACGGCCATGTGTATTTGCGCGACGTGCCGGAGGGGCTGGAGCCGGGATCGTTCGTCGATGTGGCTGTAGAGGATGCGGACGAGCATGACCTGTATGGGGTGATTGCCGGGCAGGGCTGA
- a CDS encoding aquaporin family protein: MGHQARRLIAEGLGSGLLFACVVGSGIMAEALAGGNVAIALLGNTLATGAILYVLITIFGPISGAHFNPAVTLVMRLRGEIATREALAFVVVQLAGGIIGIWLTHLMFDLPILQLSTKARTGIGQWTGEFVATFGLLLTILGAVRHRPDNVPVAVALYIVAGYWFTSSTSFANPAIAVARSLSNSFAGIAPTDVPLFIAAQFAGALAAWAVGRTLFAEEPR, translated from the coding sequence ATGGGGCATCAGGCACGGCGGCTGATCGCTGAAGGCTTGGGATCGGGGCTGCTGTTTGCCTGTGTCGTCGGCTCGGGGATCATGGCCGAGGCGCTGGCGGGCGGCAATGTCGCCATCGCGCTGCTCGGCAATACGCTGGCGACCGGCGCGATCCTGTATGTGCTGATCACGATTTTCGGTCCCATATCCGGCGCGCATTTCAACCCTGCGGTGACGCTGGTGATGCGGCTGCGCGGAGAGATCGCGACGCGCGAGGCGCTGGCCTTTGTCGTGGTGCAGCTGGCAGGCGGGATCATCGGCATCTGGCTGACGCACCTGATGTTCGACCTGCCGATCCTGCAGCTTTCCACCAAGGCGCGCACCGGCATCGGCCAATGGACGGGCGAGTTTGTTGCCACCTTCGGGTTGTTGCTGACCATATTGGGCGCGGTGCGCCATCGCCCCGACAATGTGCCCGTCGCCGTCGCCTTGTATATCGTCGCGGGATACTGGTTCACCAGCTCGACCAGCTTTGCCAACCCCGCGATTGCGGTCGCGCGGTCGCTGTCGAACAGCTTCGCTGGCATTGCTCCTACCGATGTTCCCCTGTTCATTGCCGCCCAGTTCGCAGGCGCACTGGCAGCCTGGGCGGTGGGCCGGACTCTGTTTGCCGAAGAGCCGCGCTGA
- a CDS encoding arsenate reductase ArsC, translating into MTSILFLCTGNSARSILAEALANQMGQGRLHAVSAGSFPKGVPHPMALAVLADHGITGDFSSKSWDEFAAPGAPPIDIVITVCDNAAGEVCPIFPGRAIKAHWGIADPAAVEGDGQRAAFETAFVQMQARIAAMLELDLAGDPQSLQRALAEIGRFEGATYGASGTAADR; encoded by the coding sequence ATGACCAGCATCCTGTTCCTGTGCACCGGCAATTCGGCGCGCTCGATCCTCGCAGAAGCGCTCGCCAACCAGATGGGGCAGGGCCGCCTTCATGCGGTCTCGGCGGGCAGCTTCCCCAAGGGCGTGCCGCATCCGATGGCGCTGGCGGTGCTGGCCGATCATGGCATCACCGGCGATTTCAGCTCGAAAAGCTGGGATGAGTTTGCCGCACCCGGTGCGCCGCCGATCGATATCGTCATCACCGTTTGCGACAATGCGGCAGGGGAGGTCTGCCCGATCTTCCCGGGCCGCGCGATCAAGGCGCATTGGGGCATAGCCGATCCGGCAGCGGTCGAAGGCGACGGCCAGCGTGCCGCGTTCGAAACCGCGTTCGTCCAGATGCAGGCGCGGATTGCGGCCATGCTGGAACTGGACCTTGCAGGCGATCCGCAATCGCTCCAGCGTGCGCTGGCCGAGATTGGGCGATTCGAGGGGGCGACATATGGGGCATCAGGCACGGCGGCTGATCGCTGA
- a CDS encoding VOC family protein has translation MKRMHVHAKTRDLDGSIAFYSAMFGAEPTVVKNDYAKWQLDDPRVNFAISLAGCGASEGIEHLGIQAENTDELAQVYAGLAKADQPVLEEGKTTCCYARSEKSWVKDPNGIVWEAFYTDGEATVYGDPGPVAKGALSAPETTCCPTM, from the coding sequence ATGAAGCGCATGCACGTCCACGCCAAGACCCGCGATCTCGATGGCTCGATCGCCTTTTACTCCGCGATGTTCGGTGCCGAGCCGACCGTGGTGAAGAACGATTACGCCAAGTGGCAGCTCGACGATCCCCGCGTCAATTTTGCGATCTCGCTGGCCGGCTGCGGCGCAAGCGAGGGCATCGAGCATCTGGGCATCCAGGCGGAAAATACCGACGAACTCGCCCAGGTCTATGCCGGGCTCGCCAAGGCCGACCAGCCGGTGCTGGAAGAGGGCAAGACCACCTGCTGCTATGCCCGTTCGGAAAAGAGCTGGGTCAAGGACCCCAATGGCATCGTGTGGGAAGCCTTTTACACCGATGGCGAGGCGACCGTTTATGGCGATCCCGGCCCGGTGGCCAAGGGTGCGCTGAGCGCGCCGGAAACGACCTGCTGCCCGACGATGTGA
- a CDS encoding metalloregulator ArsR/SmtB family transcription factor, which translates to MESTFASCAPSPPFAPPASALDSAAVVTALAALAQEHRLAAFRLLVEAGPDGVSAGDLADRLGIPRSSLSFHLNQMMQAGLIVQRRESRSLIYSADFAAMAALVGFLTENCCRGSGC; encoded by the coding sequence ATGGAATCGACCTTTGCCTCCTGTGCGCCGAGCCCGCCATTCGCGCCGCCCGCGAGCGCGCTCGACAGCGCTGCGGTCGTCACCGCGCTGGCGGCGCTGGCGCAGGAACATCGGCTGGCCGCGTTCCGGCTGCTGGTTGAGGCTGGCCCCGATGGGGTCAGCGCAGGCGATCTGGCAGACCGGCTCGGCATACCTCGATCCTCTTTGTCCTTCCATCTCAACCAGATGATGCAGGCCGGGCTGATCGTGCAGCGCCGCGAGAGCCGGTCGCTGATCTATTCCGCCGACTTTGCCGCGATGGCCGCGCTGGTCGGCTTTCTCACCGAAAACTGCTGCCGGGGCTCCGGCTGCTGA